GCGGCGAAGTACCGGATGAAATTAGAACCGATAAACCCGCATCCGCCGGTTACGAGTACTTTCATTTCTGGAATTCTGTAGAAGTAAGAACTTTAACCATCCTTACGCGACCAGTCGTAAGGAATATCCGAACCGTGAGCCGGCTTGCGGTACTCGTCAGGTTTTTTATAATCATAGCCTTCCGTAACCACGTTGACGATCATCGCCTCGCTACTGCTTACGCACTTGAAGCCATGCCATACATTTCTGGGTATATGGATAAGTACATGATTATGTTCACCGACAAAAAATTCGTTGATCAATCCACGCGTAGGGCTATCGTTGCGGTCATCATATAGCACTATCTTTGCCATGCCGTACAGAACGGTCATGTTATCATCCTGAAGTTTATGGCAGTGCCATGCTTTAACTACACCCGGATATGCAGTGGTAACATATACCTGTCCGAATTTCGAAAATTCTTTATCATCGGTGCGAAGTATTTCCATCAATCGTCCACGCTCATCAGGTATCAATTTCAGGTTCTTGATCGACACACCTTGTATTAATTTTTCATTGTTCATTAATAACCCCAATCACTTGATTATCTGGACATAACTCTGGTCGCCGAGAATGAACTTGTGGGTTCTTGGTGATTCGTTGATCTGGTTGATGACGACGTTCCTGCCCAGTATCGAGCGGTCGATACGGTTTTCCAGATTGCATATGGTTGCTCCATCCATTATTACGCTGCACTCTACTTCTGAATTTTCGATCGTTACATCGGCACCGATCGAAGAAAAAGGACCGACGTAAGCACGCGAGAGTCTCGAATTTTCACCGATTATTGCCGGCCCGCGGATGATACTCTTTTCGACAAGAGTACCTTTTCCTATCACAACGCGGCCGTTCAGCGTGGAATCAACCACCTTACCCTGATTGTCCGGCTCGATATCCTGTAAGATCAGTAAATTCGCCTCTATTATATCCTCGGGTTTGCCCGTATCTTTCCACCAGCCCTTGACGGTTTGGGATTCAACACGATAACCGTTATCAAGCAGCCACTGTATCGCGTCGGTTATCTCCAATTCATTACGCAGTGAAGGCTTTATGTGTTCAATCGCATTGTGAATCTCTTTATTAAATAGATATATGCCGACCAGGGCTAAGTTGGACGGAGGTTCTTTCGGCTTCTCGATCAATTTCTTCACCGTGCCCTGGTCATCAACAATCGCCACGCCGAAATCCTGTGGATTATTGACCTCGGTTAACAGAATCAATGCATCGGGTTGATTCTTCTCGAACTGTTTCACATGATCGGTGAGATTATCCTTTAAAATGTTGTCGCCCAGATACATCATGAAGGGTTCCTCGCTCAGGAATTTACGGGCGATCTTGATGGCATGTGCCAGGCCCAAGGGTGATTCCTGAGGGATGTATTCGATCTTCAACTTCCATTTGTCACCCTTGCCGACCGTGTTCATCACCTCATCTCTGGTATCGCCGACAACTACCCCTATTTCCTTTATGCCGAGACCCGCTAATGCCTCAATTCCATAGTAGATGATGGGTTTGTTGGCGA
This portion of the candidate division WOR-3 bacterium genome encodes:
- a CDS encoding glucose-1-phosphate thymidylyltransferase: MKGLILSGGFGTRLRPLTYTGAKQLIPIANKPIIYYGIEALAGLGIKEIGVVVGDTRDEVMNTVGKGDKWKLKIEYIPQESPLGLAHAIKIARKFLSEEPFMMYLGDNILKDNLTDHVKQFEKNQPDALILLTEVNNPQDFGVAIVDDQGTVKKLIEKPKEPPSNLALVGIYLFNKEIHNAIEHIKPSLRNELEITDAIQWLLDNGYRVESQTVKGWWKDTGKPEDIIEANLLILQDIEPDNQGKVVDSTLNGRVVIGKGTLVEKSIIRGPAIIGENSRLSRAYVGPFSSIGADVTIENSEVECSVIMDGATICNLENRIDRSILGRNVVINQINESPRTHKFILGDQSYVQIIK
- a CDS encoding dTDP-4-dehydrorhamnose 3,5-epimerase family protein — protein: MNNEKLIQGVSIKNLKLIPDERGRLMEILRTDDKEFSKFGQVYVTTAYPGVVKAWHCHKLQDDNMTVLYGMAKIVLYDDRNDSPTRGLINEFFVGEHNHVLIHIPRNVWHGFKCVSSSEAMIVNVVTEGYDYKKPDEYRKPAHGSDIPYDWSRKDG